From one Pedosphaera parvula Ellin514 genomic stretch:
- a CDS encoding protein kinase domain-containing protein, with amino-acid sequence MNPSPDLEVFQRIHSNSGVYYRVLQPLGRGGNSSVYLVEAMAGQHRGVLFALKLFSKVTDPVRLGRFKVEVDFLKKCDHPSIMRVYDDGEYAVSAGASRLIFPFVIADFLPKTLHQAMLSGLSMIEKLAFSLQLLSALAYLAERNPKVVHRDIKPYNIFVRGKACILGDFGLLKLLEPSSAGLVIGEPVASVGQAVVASVGQAVVASVGQAVVASVGQAVVASVGQAVVASVGQAAVANPDVDFILDSTGPRMARFYRTPDLVEYCKGRAELTVKSDVFQLGLVLAELFTGQNPHIPAVKNLFEEVKLNPLANFECSQKAGIQYLIQSMLLFDVSKRPNAADLLDSWEGLFREAVVISHQLEGRIF; translated from the coding sequence CCGCTGGGTAGGGGAGGAAATTCGAGTGTGTATCTCGTTGAAGCTATGGCGGGGCAGCACCGGGGAGTTCTCTTTGCTCTCAAACTTTTCTCGAAAGTTACCGATCCTGTGAGGTTAGGACGATTTAAGGTGGAAGTAGATTTTTTAAAGAAATGCGATCACCCTTCAATAATGAGGGTTTACGATGACGGAGAATATGCTGTTTCGGCAGGCGCGTCCCGCCTAATTTTTCCTTTTGTAATAGCGGATTTTCTGCCAAAGACACTTCACCAAGCAATGCTGAGCGGCTTAAGTATGATTGAAAAGCTTGCTTTTTCTCTCCAGCTCCTTTCTGCCCTAGCATATCTAGCTGAACGCAATCCTAAAGTAGTTCATCGAGACATTAAACCATATAATATTTTCGTCCGAGGAAAGGCGTGCATACTTGGGGATTTCGGTCTGTTAAAGCTTTTAGAACCTTCATCCGCTGGTCTCGTAATAGGTGAACCGGTTGCCAGTGTAGGCCAAGCGGTGGTTGCCAGCGTAGGCCAAGCGGTGGTTGCCAGTGTAGGCCAAGCGGTGGTTGCCAGCGTAGGCCAAGCGGTGGTTGCCAGCGTAGGCCAAGCGGTGGTTGCCAGCGTAGGCCAAGCCGCAGTCGCCAATCCGGATGTTGATTTTATTTTAGACAGCACTGGACCTAGAATGGCCCGTTTCTATCGGACCCCTGACTTGGTAGAATACTGTAAAGGAAGGGCAGAACTTACTGTGAAATCCGATGTGTTTCAATTGGGTTTGGTTTTAGCTGAGCTTTTCACGGGGCAAAATCCGCATATTCCAGCAGTCAAGAACTTGTTTGAAGAAGTAAAACTTAATCCACTTGCGAATTTTGAATGTTCCCAGAAAGCCGGCATTCAATATCTCATACAAAGCATGCTGCTTTTCGATGTTAGTAAGAGACCAAATGCCGCGGATCTTCTCGATTCATGGGAGGGCCTATTTAGAGAAGCCGTTGTAATCTCTCATCAGCTGGAAGGTCGCATATTTTAA